In Entomospira culicis, the following are encoded in one genomic region:
- a CDS encoding tetratricopeptide repeat protein: MSNKLFKENFDKASSLYQLGQYDQSIYYWQQALKQEPENIHVLSLIALINQNFFGKVQEAKSTYERILALDPLNIDALEALAILHYDQEEYQMASDLFLRILSQDSQKTEVYLYLGAIAHHQQELQKALAFYQHVIHRQPKHHQALLAMGDIYSQIDISQAEALYTYILSFNPEDTSTMMRLAKLSIRQHQLDEAEIWLKKAILSDDRSLDCMIELGLLLAKNPARQLDAEYWLHKAYNLDPTNLAAILATGQFYRQNHYEQEAEFYYREALKQDPINFTAFVQLSSLYLEQQRYQESHDILMIASNDYGNQAKIQRLWARVAQAMDNNQEAEAHLLKAIALEPEDLRTIESLARLYLQSHRLNESETLLQQLLTLHPQYQPANHLLSLITLERATKREPTTKRS, from the coding sequence ATGAGCAACAAATTATTCAAAGAAAACTTTGATAAGGCTAGTAGTCTTTATCAGTTAGGTCAGTACGACCAATCGATTTATTATTGGCAACAAGCGCTCAAGCAAGAGCCTGAAAATATTCATGTACTCTCGCTCATCGCCCTTATCAACCAAAATTTCTTCGGCAAGGTGCAAGAGGCAAAGAGTACCTACGAGCGTATTCTCGCCCTCGATCCCCTCAACATCGATGCCCTAGAAGCCCTAGCTATCCTTCATTACGACCAAGAAGAGTACCAAATGGCTAGCGATCTCTTCTTACGTATCCTCTCCCAAGATAGCCAAAAGACCGAAGTCTACCTCTACCTAGGGGCTATTGCCCATCACCAACAAGAGCTTCAAAAGGCGCTGGCGTTTTATCAACACGTGATCCATCGCCAACCCAAACACCATCAGGCACTCCTTGCCATGGGCGACATCTACAGCCAAATCGACATAAGCCAAGCCGAGGCGCTCTACACCTATATCCTCAGCTTCAATCCCGAAGATACCTCCACCATGATGCGACTTGCTAAGCTCTCCATCCGTCAACATCAATTAGACGAAGCCGAAATTTGGCTCAAAAAGGCCATCCTCTCCGACGATCGCTCCCTAGATTGCATGATTGAATTGGGCTTACTCCTTGCCAAAAATCCCGCGCGTCAACTAGATGCCGAGTATTGGCTACACAAAGCTTACAACCTCGACCCCACTAATCTCGCCGCCATCTTGGCAACGGGGCAATTTTATCGTCAAAATCATTACGAGCAAGAGGCCGAGTTCTATTATCGCGAAGCGCTCAAACAAGATCCCATCAATTTTACCGCCTTTGTCCAGCTAAGTTCGCTCTACCTCGAACAACAACGCTATCAAGAGTCGCACGATATCTTGATGATCGCTTCCAACGATTATGGCAATCAAGCAAAAATTCAACGCCTATGGGCAAGGGTAGCCCAAGCCATGGACAACAATCAAGAGGCCGAAGCGCATCTGCTCAAAGCCATCGCTCTAGAACCTGAAGATCTGCGTACCATTGAATCCCTCGCTCGCTTATATCTACAAAGCCATCGCCTCAACGAATCCGAAACCCTGCTCCAACAGCTCCTTACTCTCCATCCGCAGTACCAACCAGCCAATCATCTGCTCTCGCTTATCACGCTAGAACGCGCCACCAAGCGAGAGCCCACCACTAAACGCTCCTAA
- a CDS encoding TM2 domain-containing protein — translation MLEVSSSVEKVLPSSVKTAVGQLPSEKQAIFEEDFKKKMKNPIIGLLLAIFLPGWSFIYLGKIGLAFAFWFTAGGMGIWWIIDIATVMKKITEYNEDQAKTIMRDMKAMGH, via the coding sequence ATGTTAGAGGTATCTTCTAGTGTAGAAAAGGTGTTACCAAGTTCTGTTAAGACAGCTGTGGGGCAATTGCCTTCAGAAAAACAAGCAATTTTTGAGGAAGATTTTAAGAAAAAAATGAAGAATCCTATAATTGGATTACTTTTAGCCATTTTTCTTCCTGGGTGGAGTTTTATCTATTTGGGAAAAATTGGACTGGCTTTTGCGTTTTGGTTCACTGCTGGTGGAATGGGGATTTGGTGGATTATTGACATTGCAACTGTAATGAAAAAAATTACTGAATACAATGAGGATCAAGCAAAGACTATTATGCGAGATATGAAGGCTATGGGGCATTAA
- a CDS encoding TIM-barrel domain-containing protein — protein MLRLEQGDDGFTIYLDSRILAIHNADEPLLKVGIGKELESSLYPDKDSEHAERFALVYYRLLLANEDSLAWAISLSNDPSFQEEVRLLYDGKSDLIHLESTFPTAHFNRYWIRFYSQEDERFYGGGQHSYQFNLKGYTHALYLNDEFFVKQERTLPIRMVRMPSFVSSFGYALIIQGAERMTMNALYDHYLELEIWGKPSGFLWISGESLKDVVACQSDYFGRARLMPLWAMSHVIAGFRGPMRRIQQGLTQLRNMGLGVQSLWLQDWAHATFPTFGLPFDWNWICAHTLRDSFMSKVRDLNERSISVAAYMNSFLAEGSALFNEADSHDFLVSNKSLETYLYPYQEFSLAIVDLTNKEAFRWFVQVIRTQLVELGIRIWVIDDGSHLPLDSVLSDGTRGQDVHHRWPMLLAKAAKEAISIAGYTQEDILVLGNSAWDKSLSHLHGVILAREYVHVGASWSLKPTCMALLSGSMSGYGVQATVIGHSMGMPAPNELLIRHAELATFTAFFWLQEADARYQGFRYYEDSKTMHTISRLATLFEELATYRNELAQTYVVNGLPMNRPLFLYDEEDPINFSIDDQFMLGDEILVAPILHPGQHRRSLYLPKGTWQHFTSNLRIEGPRSLELSAPLGEPLAFYLVGSSFENLFKRAAYQFCDGKCAEYRLL, from the coding sequence ATGTTACGCTTAGAGCAAGGTGATGATGGGTTTACCATTTACTTAGATAGCCGAATTTTAGCCATCCACAATGCAGATGAACCCTTATTAAAGGTGGGTATCGGCAAGGAGTTAGAGAGCAGTCTCTATCCAGATAAAGATAGCGAGCATGCCGAGCGCTTTGCCTTGGTTTACTACCGCCTCCTCTTGGCTAATGAGGACTCTTTGGCGTGGGCAATTTCGTTGAGCAATGACCCTTCTTTTCAAGAAGAGGTGCGCCTTTTATACGATGGTAAATCCGATCTAATTCACTTGGAGTCGACCTTCCCTACTGCTCACTTTAATCGTTATTGGATAAGGTTTTATAGTCAAGAAGATGAGCGATTCTATGGCGGTGGACAACACAGCTATCAATTTAATCTCAAAGGCTACACCCACGCGCTTTATCTTAACGACGAGTTCTTTGTTAAGCAAGAGCGAACGTTGCCGATTCGCATGGTGCGCATGCCCTCTTTTGTCTCGAGCTTTGGCTACGCACTGATTATTCAAGGCGCTGAGCGTATGACGATGAATGCCCTTTATGATCACTATTTAGAGCTGGAAATTTGGGGCAAGCCCAGTGGGTTTCTCTGGATCAGTGGCGAGAGCCTTAAGGATGTGGTTGCCTGTCAAAGCGACTACTTTGGACGTGCAAGGCTGATGCCTCTTTGGGCGATGAGCCATGTGATTGCTGGGTTTCGTGGGCCGATGCGTCGAATACAGCAGGGTTTAACGCAGTTGCGTAATATGGGATTGGGCGTGCAGAGTCTCTGGTTGCAGGATTGGGCTCATGCAACCTTTCCTACCTTTGGCTTACCTTTTGATTGGAATTGGATCTGTGCGCATACCTTACGCGACTCTTTTATGAGTAAGGTGCGCGATTTGAATGAACGTAGCATTAGCGTGGCTGCCTACATGAATAGCTTTCTTGCCGAAGGATCGGCGCTTTTTAACGAAGCAGATAGCCATGATTTTTTAGTCTCCAACAAGAGTTTAGAGACCTATCTCTATCCTTATCAAGAGTTTAGTCTGGCGATTGTCGATTTAACCAATAAAGAAGCATTTCGCTGGTTTGTACAGGTGATTCGTACGCAGCTGGTGGAGTTGGGTATTAGAATTTGGGTGATTGATGATGGATCGCATTTGCCCTTAGATTCGGTGCTTAGCGACGGCACGCGTGGGCAAGATGTGCATCACCGCTGGCCTATGCTCTTGGCAAAAGCTGCCAAAGAGGCGATCTCGATTGCAGGCTATACGCAAGAAGATATCTTGGTATTAGGCAATAGCGCGTGGGACAAGAGTCTTTCGCATCTGCACGGGGTTATCTTGGCGCGCGAATATGTGCATGTGGGTGCTAGTTGGAGTTTGAAGCCTACTTGCATGGCGTTGCTCTCGGGGAGTATGAGTGGCTATGGGGTGCAGGCGACGGTGATTGGTCATAGTATGGGGATGCCTGCGCCTAACGAATTGTTGATTCGTCATGCGGAGTTGGCGACGTTTACGGCATTTTTTTGGTTGCAAGAGGCTGATGCGCGGTATCAGGGCTTTCGTTATTATGAGGATAGCAAAACCATGCATACCATCAGCCGTTTGGCGACACTCTTTGAGGAACTTGCTACCTATCGCAATGAATTAGCCCAGACGTATGTGGTGAATGGCTTACCGATGAATCGCCCGCTCTTTTTGTATGATGAGGAAGATCCGATAAACTTCAGTATAGACGATCAATTTATGTTGGGCGATGAGATTTTGGTGGCACCGATTTTGCATCCAGGGCAACATCGGCGTAGTCTCTATCTACCTAAGGGCACTTGGCAACACTTTACGTCAAACTTACGCATTGAAGGACCACGCTCTTTGGAGTTGAGCGCGCCGTTGGGTGAGCCGTTGGCCTTTTACTTGGTAGGCTCTAGCTTTGAGAATCTCTTTAAGCGGGCGGCTTATCAATTTTGCGATGGTAAGTGTGCGGAGTATCGGCTTCTTTAG